A DNA window from Argiope bruennichi chromosome X2, qqArgBrue1.1, whole genome shotgun sequence contains the following coding sequences:
- the LOC129960354 gene encoding uncharacterized protein LOC129960354: MERFAGDLQYRSIPLISSKDIVQFSFIVQKSISYLDLKLCRHSRLARVAGIYQRVWSSPLHFISTEEKCRKILTPSRSILYTLHLDLPKGRELPLNEGGHLRQQRNTTFGVAKTLPHIGEIYIYREYYYVVISDYILYASYSLDQETQLNHWLSHFNVIKESEFHQLHIRIVSSFLKHVYTNNLDFSVCKEFYQQFKFKMCLSRYESLKYLEYFLYNACYSGRSFEEDRPPAEALSHEQDLIDYCFNGTFVNVVSLLKCIDSPRLSAYNVYVAHLLKVMHFDEDALQRAGTWMSEERRCLMLQLLIIALKISKGGCVITLCAVFHLLWNAVGAPFLSSLEINRFFSEILNQNERYVIQWFYTKVMGEIHERVEPRSLKHICRTVVRKRLYIGKQWIPDAIVQLNLPVELESYVNLGLEFVSSE; encoded by the exons ATGGAGCGTTTTGCAGGAGATTTACAATACAGATCAATACCGTTAATCAGCAGTAAAGATATTGTACAGTTCAGCTTCATCGTCCAAAAATCGATTTCATATTTAGACTTGAAATTATGCCGTCACAGTAGACTTGCTCGTGTTGCTGGCATATACCAACGCGTGTGGAGCTCACCACTTCATTTTATAAGCACAgaagaaaaatgtagaaaaattcttACTCCAAGCAGAAGTATCCTCTATACTCTGCATCTTGACTTGCCTAAAGGAAGAGAATTGCCGCTAAATGAAGGAGGACATTTAAGACAACAAAGAAATACCACGTTCGGCGTTGCCAAGACCCTCCCTCATATAGGCGAAATATACATTTATAGGGAATATTATTATGTGGTAATATCTGATTATATCCTCTATGCCTCTTATTCTCTTGACCAAGAAACTCAACTTAACCACTGGTTAAGTCACTTTAACGTCATAAAAGAATCTGAATTTCATCAACTACACATTCGTATAGTAAGTTCTTTCCTAAAGCACGTATATACGAACAATTTGGATTTTTCAGTGTGCAAGGAATTTTATCAACaattcaagtttaaaatgtgtttatccAGATATGAAAGTCTTAAATATctggaatattttctttacaatgcGTGCTACAGTGGAAGGAGTTTCGAAGAAGATCGCCCTCCTGCAGAGGCTCTCTCTCATGAACAGGATCTTATAGATTATTGTTTTAATGGCACCTTTGTAAATGTTGTTTCTCTTTTGAAGTGCATAGATTCTCCAAGACTCTCTGCATATAATGTATATGTTGCCCATCTTCTGAAAGTGAT gcaCTTCGACGAAGACGCCTTGCAGAGAGCAGGAACCTGGATGAGCGAAGAAAGAAGGTGTTTGATGCTTCAACTGCTTATAATAGCTCTGAAGATCTCCAAGGGTGGTTGTGTCATAACTTTGTGTGCTGTTTTTCACTTATTGTGGAATGCTGTGGGTGCTCCTTTCCTATCATCTCTTGAAATAAATCGGTTTTTCAGTGAAATACTTAATCAGAACGAAAGATATGTTATACAGTGGTTTTACACTAAAGTTATGGGAGAAATCCATGAACGTGTTGAGCCGCGATCTCTCAAACACATATGTAGAACGGTCGTACGCAAACGATTGTATATAGGGAAACAGTGGATTCCAGATGCAATTGTGCAATTGAATCTTCCTGTAGAGTTGGAAAGTTATGTAAATCTTGGTCTGGAGTTTGTAAGTAGTGAATAA